The nucleotide window GTAATGAATATATTTGTCTAGTGACCTCGTTACGTCAAAAATTTCTCgataaaaatctatatttacttaaaacctagaatttaattttacacataTAAAGAAATCGATATCGGTAACacaatttattcaaaaaaatataggAAGAAACATTTAAACGGTCGTGATCTCTTGTCATATTTCTTATTTGACTCACAGATGTATTCAGAACAACGAGTGTGCGTTGCCCAACTGTGAGTTCGGCGACTACATGAAGCTGCAAGGCAAATGTCCGCGAAAGAGAGACACTTTCGACGCGTTGACGAATTACCGCACGAACATGCATCATCGATTCAGAAGCTAGACTGGTCGCGGTCAACGGCAACGAATAGCGACGGAGACGAAGAATGACGATCGCATAAAATGCGATTTTAGTGCCAATGAAGAGGGAGATAGCACGCGACGAAGCGCATGAGAACCCGATGGTGccatttatctttctttctttaaacgTCTTTGTTAGAAACTCGCTATATGCACGTGTCACATCATGTGCGAAAACGTACGTTGTTATCTAGGCACGCGTATGTATCGTcgtcgcttctttttttctttcttgccGCGGCCGGCGAGAATACGAAGTGATAATGGTCGTCGATTTTCGGTACCGGTGATCGTCCCGCGAGGTAACATAGTACTTCAATGTTTCACTGATAAAGCATAACTATAGCGCTCGATGTTCACGGCGGTTCTTCACTGCGGGAGAGAATAAATAAGTTGATGTTCAATTTTAAGATTCGAGTCGTTAAGATAAAATGATAACATTCTATGTAACCGAACCGATTTCTTTAGAATAGATcgacatacatatataaattaacgattGCACTACAAAATCATCAGTGGCGAGATTAAGTGTTTTCCAGTGGTAGTTATTCGAAAAGCAGCGTAAATGCCTTTCAATCAAGATCTCGTCGGCGAGAGAAACTGCACGGCGAGCCACCGAAATTACGCAAGTAGATCTGAAAAGGTGCGATTACGTTTTAAGttaacgataattttatacgataaGCGGTACCTCGAGTATCACAGTTTACGCTGAGAATCCCTCGGACGTGAGCCTAGTCTGAGATCCTGTTTCCGTTCTGCGCGAGAGAACTTCTCGATTCGTCGGATCATGGCGTGGGCGATTGAATTTGGCCGACCTCTCCTTTACCTCgtacttttctttctcgtggATTTCCTTTCCCTCCAACctacaagaaaaataattatgtgctTACTGCGGTAACTTAGCTCGAAGTAGCGGCGACGGAAGGAATACCAAAGCACGCGGTACACGAACACGAGGAACGATCGCGCAGCATCGAAACAGATCGTTAGTGTAGTCACACTTTGTATGTTACACAGTTACAGAATATCTATTGTATTTAATCGAGCATTGATGTACTCCCCCCAcgtttcgttaatttaatatttaatcgatagagagaggagaagaggACTGCACCCGCTCTGTTGCCGCGCGTTTGTAACTTTGTATCTTCTGTTATTAATAGAAACAGCAAAATCACAGAGAACCACGATAGACCAATTGTGTGCGTCGAAACGTAAATGCGTGCTTGGACTATGCGATTGTCTGCAAAAAGGTAGCCGTTGTATTGTTAATACCGCCGCTTCTTTATTACGTGACTATAATGTAATctagagaataaaaaatataactgtaCGCTATATCTTCTATCTCATTTTCCCCTCTTCCTCAATTTCCTGTttcctttaaatataaaaagaattttgtttaacataataaaaagttgGATGAAAAACGTATTAGATTTACGATCTTTTGTTAGACTTTGactacaaatatatttaacttgGCTCTCGATATAAAGCAAGCTGACTTCCATTTTTtcacaaaagaaaaactacAAAAAATTACGAACGTTACGTTTCACGAATTCACACAAATCTGAagacttttcttaattacttAATGAGATTCTTAATGAGAGTAATTAATGAGATGATAATTCTATTTATACCTGTTACGTTGCTTTTGGAGATCTGGCACGGATTGGCATATCCAGAACTTCGTTCCTGCCGTATGAGTTGCAAGAGACCTGCGTATGATTTCGCACAATTCTGTTACACATAATGGCGATCATAAGTACTACATGAACAGGCACAAAGGGAAAGGATGGGTACTCACTGATCGCAGGCAGACATGCGTGAATCGTCATGTAGATCATAAACAGAGAAGGAAATGAGAACTGGAACGGGAACTAAAGCGAGAACTGATGCAGAAATTGAAGCAGCAAGTGAAGCAACCGGCGAAGGAACGACTGCAACAGCGACCTGCAGAGATACGCGATTATTAATGTTCTCGACAATTGCGATCATGTCGGCGGCACGTATCACCTACGTACAATACCTTGGTTTTGAGATTTTTGTCATCGAACTCGCGCGGTGCTCCGGAATTCTTGAGAAGATCAGACACGGAAGAGAACACTGACACctgcgaaaataaaactgcCGACAATTGAACATCGTGAAGTAAAATACAAATCTGGTCCAGACGCTGGCCGGTTATAATGGCGCCACCTAACGTGGCAAACATGGAAGTGTAAAGACCGCGAAGTTCAACGGAATATGTCGATAATCGGTGGGTAACTCGAGTTATCAGATACTTTTCTAACCTTTATATTGCAAACGCATCCTCGACACTTGAAAATGTCTTGATTTCCAAGATCTTTCGTAagtttaatcaattaattcaCGTGAAGTAGAACGTAATTATGAAGCTTAGCGAGCTTCCagaatttcaattataatatatccgCATTATATTGTCGCTATAAAAGAAAACCACAGCGAAGAAAATCATGGAGAATACTCAATCGTTGTATATTAGCCTTTTCAACGATGAGAAAAGCGACGTTTTGAAGGAGGTCTGTAATGCAATAacgtattttctttcgcgcaataatcacataattatatgttactTTGTATTTAGTTGTTACATGCATGCGTTGATGAGATCTGTGGTCGCCCAGGACCATCTTACCGCAAATTTGTCAACAGCATGGATTGGACCAAAACAGAATATGAAGGAGTTTACAAGCTAATATCGTCACTACTACGAAATCCTGCGTCTCTCTACTTAGTGGAGGAAAAGGTAAActttctgaaaaaaattattgttttgttatattagttatgcaaaaatataactGCTGTAATATAACTTATTTATCTCAAACTCTcttaaattttcgaaataaattaaaaaattgttttttagaTGCCACAAGAATATCATGAATTACCTGAGCAAGTTCAACAAAATATTCTTACTTGCTTGAAAGTGCGCAGGGAACAGCTGACTGATGCTTTATTGAGGGAACATTACAAAAGCAAATTGCCTACAGTAGTTGATCACGATTGGAGACTGAAGGTATCGCATTAGCGATCAGTTTCGTCAGTTCTGCATTAATTCATTGACTTCTATTTTTACTCTAGACTCTAATTACTTCGTTATAATTCTTTATAGTTGGTGATGGGTTCGAGCAAAATGGCTTCATTAAGAGAATCTCTACTCCAGTTGGATCTCATAGTAGAAGATAAAGAATCTCGACGTATCATCAATCTAGAATTGAATAAAGACGAATTAGACACAATGATAAACTGTTTAGAAAGaataacgtaatatatttaataatttttatgaaggaatattgtatatatataattatatataaaatacattcaatttattaataccaatctgcatgagcttcagcggagttgtacaGTTCtaccggtgactgtaacataaaaaagaaaatattaatatcgatatgctagtatatatataagttaataaaattaataaaaaaagatagattttaatatattatattgtattattttaactttgtattcttttcttttattttttcctcaaaCCTTAAAGTTTTTTCTTTGACAGCTGACGCTAATTCTCTCTtggatataaatattacgataTGTTAGCGGTGGTTCGAATtacatacaaaatttaattccgacGTTTATGAGTAGATGGCATtgccaatttaaaaaatgcgtaCGTCTTTCGTGACGACCGCCACCATCGGCCGTATTCAGCAATTCAGCAGCGCTTGCAAGATGCGCGTAAGAGCACGGTAGGATGCGATCGCGAGTAAGTGTGTGACACGAAGTGACACCCAAGGCGCAAGACAGGTTATTCCGCCGGAGTGAGATCCATTGGTAAACATGCAGCTGCGAGATCATCGTTGCGAGTGACTTAGTTGTGATTACGCCTGACTATAATGGCAGAAAACCTGTCGAAACGGCCTTCCAAGGGTATTCTCAAGACGTCTAGCAGTTTTGACAATCCGGAAGCGCCTAGGTAAGAAACGGGTTAATTTAATCTTGATGCATGCTCACGAAAACCCGAGATGTtcattctctctcttgttctctctccctttttctttctcttttttttccgtctcgTCCCTCGAGGGAGGCTTGCGTGATTCCGCATGTCATGCTTATccggtatttataaatcgtgAGTTCACGCGGCTTTGTAGAATCCGGCGAGAGGAGTAAAGAGAACAAGAGGAGTGTCTGTGTGTCTGtgtgtgtgagagagagaaagagaaaaagagaaaatgagagagagaaataagcCTCCCTTTACGGGATACACGCGTTCGATTCGACGTACAGCTTCACGCTTAGCGTCGCCTTAGAAGTGCACTCGTTTGGCTTCAACAAAGATTACCTTTCTGGGAaacatctttttaaaaaacttttttttttttttttttttttttttagccgagatatttttatagtttttttttttattattaaatttaaagaaagataattttttaatggaactGCTAAATATTATCAAGATATGATGAGAGAGTGATTGACATTACCCCAGCATCAGTTGACACAGATTCTATTTTTGGACCTGATGATGAacactattttttatttacctttACTTTAATCAAACTGTAGACCGAGCAAAGAAACAACATGGGACGAGATGAACATTATTGCCACTCTTCATCCTGCTGATAAAGACTATGGTCACATGAAGATTGAAGAACCAAAAACCCCATATAATTTTGAGGGCCTCCAAAATGAACATGAGTTTGATCAGTTAGATGCAAATACTCTTGCAGCAAAGTgagtaaaattgttaaatattatttaataaaatattaacatatatttgctaattaatacaatatattttgttaactatatatgcaaataaaaatataaaataatcgatacTTATTACAATTCAGATTAGCTGGAGGTAGTAAGCCAAAAATCTTTGAAGAATCAagtgaagaagaagaggatGAGGAAACTCCTGAAGAAAAAGGTACGACGGAACatttataacgttaatttttatataaaaatgttgactattaatacttttcaatTAGAAAGGAGAAAAGCCTTTGAGGCTAAAAGAAAGGGCCATTATCGGGAGTGGCATGCTGTACAAATGGCGAGACGACTTTTAGAGCAGGAAGAATTAGAAGAAGAGGACGAAGATGGCGAGAGTAAAAATACCGAGGAAAATTCATCAGAGgaagaaaacaattttgatACTCGTTTCAAATGCATGCCGTCCTGTGATAGAaccgaaaagaaataaactaaaaacatcgattgcttttttttaatcgtccATTGCAGtcattatttcgtaataatatcGACTTCACCGTTTATTGCAACTATACTATATCTGACAGCAGAGAAAGTGTTACatcaatttacatttaaacgcCCAAAACTAAATTTCGCATTTTAATCATGTATATATAGCACTTTACCATTAGCTTCACCCTCTGTAAATAAGCAATTCAATAATTTGAATGTTTAGCATAAACTGTTGCTAGATTTTCCAAGAGAAGCTATATAATACATTAAGTACTTAGAAATACTAGTGAGCTGGATAAGAAAACCTCATTGTGCATTTCACGATccaatttgatttttttcatatattgtataaatttttattttatgctaAAAGCTTTATTCGTCGTTTCGCGTGTATTATTACAGGCCTATCGACGTTATTTGTGCATACGGAGCACctctgtaaaatttaatatttctgaaGACTTCCTGATCGCGTTATCAAAATTGACGAACAATAAGGCTGGACACAGCCCTTTCGCGTATAGTAAAAATTTAAGACGCtatacgtaatatttataataagaaaaacatatttaaaacttaGTATGTATGTACTACATTACACAAGTTCTGTGATTAGCATAGGCTATGAATGTGAATAGCATATGCTATGTAACCTCGGAATGTAtgacttaaaattttcgtttcttctcgtaatgttttattttattttccaaactCTCTGTAAAAGAAAATGGATTATATATACGTAGATAAGTGAAATTCAGATTCAAGTTGTATTGAGTAAATTACGTAGTATAAGCCTATCCAAGTTCATCAAGTTTACCCTGATTTGTACAATCTTTATCTTTACtctcactatttttttttttttttttttttttttacgataaacaATTGATTGCAACGCTTGGATACAACGAACACATGTTTATATGATAACTTGTCTCTTTCGTTGTTTATCATATATCTCATTCATCAAGACGATGAGGAAAAATACTTTGCTCATGAATCAAATCTTGGATAGGCTTTATTTAACTTATGCTGTTcataaaatgtacatttagAAAATTGTAGAACACGTCCAAACGCGGCGATAATGTGTTTAgtatagtaattaaaaaaagaaaaatatgaaattaggTATATGATCATCAAAGTATTTTGAATGTCTGTACTGCAGtcaaatacaaaattttaagacTTCAAATAGTCTATTTGTATGCataatatttcgaaattaataaatataggcTATTATACAAAGTGTccgaaataaaactttatatctTGAATTCTTATTCTCTATTGTTTTCagatttaaagttttatttcggacacccaaataaaaaataaataaaataaagaaccgTTTTTAAgtaatgctaaaaaaaattcgacgttATATCTCGGTTTTATCGacgaatttatatattttaaatttaaactaattattttcacTTACCACACAAATCTCGTTTCATTAACGGCTGATATATTTTCGATTGCACTCCGAGAAGTAGACAATCGCTTTGAAAATTAGtacatttaacaaaattttctaattccGTCAACATATTTTTGATCATTGTTGAtctacatatttaaaaaaaaattaattaaagattaattacatgtttaattacatggattttatttaaaataaacatacTTTATAGTATTGAGAGTCCAATCTTGCTGCAATATTTTGATAGTGTTTAATAATTCAGATTCGTCGATAAGCCAATTTATACTCTCGTAATCACAATGCCAAAGATTCAGTGGAATTTCATGAGCCATATTATACTGGGGCTTCTGTGGACAAGTCTCAATGTCTAGGAGCTTCAAGATTATTTCAGGCTCCTCTTTCTTTTGTCCAATCAACAACAAGATGCCCATTAAACAACGAATTTGATGCCACAAAAAAGCTTGACTCGTAATTTCGAATTCGCACATATCGTAccctttaaaataaaaatttactaaacACATATCATACAGCAGAagatagtaaaaaattaaaataaaagaaaattgaaaattaccTGTGGATTTTTCTTCACTCTCATTAACAGGGGTTACTCTTGCATCAATTACAGTCCTTTTAAAATTAGTTACACCATTGCCTACGTccattttacaaatattacgaaaatcaTGATCTCCAATAACAAATTTGGCAGCTATGTCCATGGCATCTATATCTAAATTACCCCTGGGAAAAAAGTACTTATATCTTCTGTACTTGCAGTCAAACCTTGCAGAAAAATTAGATGGAACTGGAGACCATGCTATACA belongs to Cardiocondyla obscurior isolate alpha-2009 linkage group LG23, Cobs3.1, whole genome shotgun sequence and includes:
- the LOC139111328 gene encoding tRNA pseudouridine(38/39) synthase; its protein translation is MAKVPRKCAKIKSTREQLEKLDKLELIDKVLQLETHNEQLKSLIAKSTNIKLKKEKTPKRPFDFSQCYKRHILLKFYYLGWDYHGFTVQEDNSDTIEHHLFAALLKSCCIESRESANYHRCGRTDKGVSSFSQVISLDVRSRLKPENQDNLSDELAYCKILNRLLPANIRCIAWSPVPSNFSARFDCKYRRYKYFFPRGNLDIDAMDIAAKFVIGDHDFRNICKMDVGNGVTNFKRTVIDARVTPVNESEEKSTGYDMCEFEITSQAFLWHQIRCLMGILLLIGQKKEEPEIILKLLDIETCPQKPQYNMAHEIPLNLWHCDYESINWLIDESELLNTIKILQQDWTLNTIKSTMIKNMLTELENFVKCTNFQSDCLLLGVQSKIYQPLMKRDLCESLENKIKHYEKKRKF
- the LOC139111334 gene encoding COMM domain-containing protein 8 — encoded protein: MENTQSLYISLFNDEKSDVLKELLHACVDEICGRPGPSYRKFVNSMDWTKTEYEGVYKLISSLLRNPASLYLVEEKMPQEYHELPEQVQQNILTCLKVRREQLTDALLREHYKSKLPTVVDHDWRLKLVMGSSKMASLRESLLQLDLIVEDKESRRIINLELNKDELDTMINCLERIT
- the LOC139111333 gene encoding protein phosphatase inhibitor 2, which encodes MAENLSKRPSKGILKTSSSFDNPEAPRPSKETTWDEMNIIATLHPADKDYGHMKIEEPKTPYNFEGLQNEHEFDQLDANTLAAKLAGGSKPKIFEESSEEEEDEETPEEKERRKAFEAKRKGHYREWHAVQMARRLLEQEELEEEDEDGESKNTEENSSEEENNFDTRFKCMPSCDRTEKK